The proteins below are encoded in one region of Lactuca sativa cultivar Salinas chromosome 3, Lsat_Salinas_v11, whole genome shotgun sequence:
- the LOC111883518 gene encoding chitinase CLP, whose product MAPHLLIIVLLLAFISHEPVAIAQFLEPYPYTSQVAPLRKHADAATPLYSIQMEIAIWVYIPDIYKNFIIDIDAPFTWHDCTVDWNSWIYESSNCFGCTHPVSCEEYACTDVRTSYSYESPSCLPVTNTSTLPGSGDCICPVNVVNPVNKKCGQALLNFDTFTFRGSDGKNPFLDSYVSHDNAACAPSSMFESFPANVSGVMAFSSSRKALPALLFQPFNNTFALCLPSSLSARGVMFFGIGPYYLLPKSDVDLRSLLSYTPLLKNTNSFGYFIGVKSITVKGRSIDVSKTTTKLSTIDSYTILRADIYKQVVRMFSVATLGILRARPVAPFAFCLKNRIGHSLANLKMPNIVLKLQGGKKWRISSSNSMQQVRKDVACLAFVNGGATSEYGIVIGTFQMENNFLLFDLENSTFGFSSSLLSHKTSCSNFNFTTLNH is encoded by the coding sequence ATGGCTCCTCATCTACTAATAATCGTTCTCCTTCTAGCCTTCATCTCCCACGAACCTGTAGCTATAGCACAATTTCTAGAACCTTATCCTTATACTTCCCAAGTTGCACCACTAAGAAAACATGCCGATGCTGCTACACCACTCTATAGCATTCAGATGGAGATTGCTATATGGGTATATATACCAGACATATATAAAAACTTCATTATAGACATAGACGCTCCTTTCACATGGCATGACTGCACTGTAGACTGGAATAGTTGGATTTATGAAAGCAGCAATTGCTTCGGTTGCACTCACCCGGTTTCTTGTGAAGAGTACGCATGCACAGATGTTCGCACATCTTACTCTTATGAAAGTCCTTCATGTCTTCCAGTAACCAACACTTCGACATTACCTGGTTCCGGAGACTGCATATGCCCTGTTAATGTGGTGAACCCGGTTAACAAGAAATGTGGTCAAGCCCTACTCAACTTTGACACTTTCACGTTCAGGGGTAGTGACGGGAAAAACCCTTTTTTGGATTCCTATGTTAGTCATGATAACGCGGCATGTGCTCCATCTTCTATGTTTGAGTCTTTCCCTGCTAATGTTAGTGGTGTAATGGCGTTTTCCTCATCTCGTAAAGCATTGCCGGCTTTATTATTTCAACCTTTTAATAACACTTTTGCTCTGTGTTTGCCTAGCTCTTTGTCTGCTCGTGGGGTTATGTTCTTTGGGATCGGACCATATTATCTTCTTCCGAAGTCAGATGTAGATCTAAGAAGTTTACTCTCTTATACTCCATTACTAAAAAATACCAATTCTTTTGGTTATTTTATTGGTGTCAAATCGATAACCGTTAAGGGAAGGTCGATTGATGTTTCAAAAACCACCACCAAGCTTAGTACGATTGATTCTTACACCATTCTTAGAGCAGACATTTATAAGCAAGTGGTTCGTATGTTTTCAGTTGCTACATTGGGAATCCTCCGTGCAAGGCCAGTGGCACCCTTTGCTTTTTGTTTAAAGAATCGAATTGGACATTCGCTTGCGAATTTGAAGATGCCGAATATAGTTTTGAAGCTCCAAGGTGGGAAGAAATGGAGAATATCATCAAGTAATTCCATGCAACAAGTAAGGAAAGATGTGGCTTGTCTTGCATTTGTTAATGGTGGTGCGACAAGTGAATATGGGATTGTGATCGGGACGTTTCAGATGGAAAACAATTTTCTGCTATTCGATCTAGAGAATTCAACTTTTGGGTTCAGTTCTTCTTTATTAAGCCATAAGACTTCTTGTTCGAACTTCAACTTTACCACACTTAACCATTGA